A window of Halomonas sp. H10-9-1 contains these coding sequences:
- the rpoC gene encoding DNA-directed RNA polymerase subunit beta': MKDLVKVLKSQSQSDEFDAIKITLASPDMIRSWSFGEVKKPETINYRTFKPERDGLFCAKIFGPVKDYECLCGKYKRMKHRGIICEKCGVEVTKAAVRRERMGHIELASPVAHIWFLKSLPSRIGMFLDMTLRDIERVLYFESFVVIDPGMTTLERGQLLNDEQYFEALEEFGDDFDARMGAEAVQALLKDIDLLEEIERLREEIPQTNSETKIKKLSKRLKLLEAFQGSGNDPAWMVMEVLPVLPPDLRPLVPLDGGRFATSDLNDLYRRVINRNNRLKRLLDLNAPDIIVRNEKRMLQEAVDALLDNGRRGRAITGSNKRPLKSLADMIKGKQGRFRQNLLGKRVDYSGRSVITVGPTLRLHQCGLPKKMALELFKPFIYSKLQSLGHASTIKAAKKMVERETAEVWDILADVIREHPVLLNRAPTLHRLGIQAFEPLLIEGKAIQLHPLVCAAYNADFDGDQMAVHVPLTLEAQLEARTLMMATNNVLSPANGEPIIVPSQDVVLGLYYMTREKINAKGEGMVFSDLNEVERAFSTQNVALHARIKVRLDEVLIDEESGEKTHQRVLRDTTVGRALLFRILPEGVPFDLVDQPMKKKAISGLLNEVYRRAGLKPTVIFADQLMYTGFRLATWSGASIGVNDFVIPDAKAEIVEGAEEEVKEIEDQFSSGLVTAGEKYNKVIDIWSKANDKVAKAMMAGISRETVIDREGKEVEQDSFNSVFIMADSGARGSAAQIRQLAGMRGLMAKPDGSIIETPIVANFREGLNVLQYFISTHGARKGLADTALKTANSGYLTRRLVDVAQDMVITEKDCGTERGLTLHPVIEGGDIIVSLAQRVLGRVVAQDVIDPVSDEVLIPRGTLLDEKWCAELDTMGVDEIVVRSAISCQTAHGVCSACYGRDLARGHEVNIGESVGVIAAQSIGEPGTQLTMRTFHIGGAASRASAVDSVQVKHGGKVRLHNIKYVERGDGKLVVVSRSSALAVADDHGREREYYKLPYGAELSVRDGDNVEAGQAVAKWDPHTHPIVAEAEGTVQYADMDEGVTIHRSVDEMTGLSSVEVIEAAARPMAGRDKRPMILLNDAAGKPVTVTGSDTPVQYLLPGKSIVTTDNGTKIGVGEVVARIPVEASGNKDITGGLPRVADLFEARKPKEPSILAEISGVISFGKETKGKRRLTITPEDGDPFEALIPKWRQIAVFEGESVEKGEVISDGPSNPHDILRLLGVEELAKYITAEIQEVYRLQGVGINDKHIEVIVRQMLRKVEITDAGDSDFIPGDQAELVRVLEQNARLEKADKFPAKYQRVLLGITKASLATESFISAASFQETTRVLTEAAVTGKRDYLRGLKENVVVGRLIPAGTGLTHHAERRRRRDGVEAPAAPSAHDVEQALGAQLTALDSDDDEI; the protein is encoded by the coding sequence ATGAAAGATTTGGTGAAAGTCCTCAAGTCGCAGTCTCAGTCCGACGAGTTTGACGCGATCAAGATTACCCTGGCGTCCCCGGACATGATCCGCTCCTGGTCGTTCGGCGAGGTCAAGAAGCCCGAGACCATCAACTACCGTACCTTCAAGCCGGAGCGGGACGGCCTGTTCTGTGCCAAGATCTTCGGCCCGGTGAAGGATTACGAGTGCCTGTGCGGCAAGTACAAGCGCATGAAGCACCGTGGCATCATCTGTGAGAAGTGCGGCGTCGAGGTCACCAAGGCCGCCGTGCGTCGCGAGCGCATGGGCCATATCGAGCTGGCCAGCCCGGTCGCCCATATCTGGTTCCTGAAGTCGCTGCCGTCGCGCATCGGCATGTTCCTGGACATGACCCTGCGCGATATCGAGCGCGTGCTCTATTTCGAGAGCTTCGTGGTCATCGACCCCGGCATGACCACCCTCGAGCGAGGCCAGTTGCTCAACGATGAGCAGTACTTCGAGGCCCTCGAGGAGTTCGGTGACGACTTCGATGCCCGCATGGGCGCCGAGGCGGTTCAGGCGTTGCTCAAGGACATCGACCTGCTCGAGGAGATCGAGCGCCTGCGCGAGGAGATCCCTCAGACCAACTCCGAGACCAAGATCAAGAAGCTCTCCAAGCGGCTCAAGCTGCTCGAGGCCTTCCAGGGTTCCGGCAACGATCCGGCGTGGATGGTCATGGAAGTGCTGCCGGTGCTGCCGCCTGACCTGCGTCCGCTGGTGCCCCTGGACGGCGGCCGCTTCGCGACCTCCGATCTCAACGACCTCTACCGTCGGGTCATCAACCGCAACAACCGCCTCAAGCGACTGCTCGACCTCAATGCGCCGGATATCATCGTGCGCAACGAGAAGCGCATGCTGCAGGAGGCCGTGGATGCGCTGCTCGACAACGGCCGTCGCGGTCGTGCCATCACCGGTTCCAACAAGCGCCCGCTGAAGTCCCTGGCCGACATGATCAAGGGCAAGCAGGGCCGCTTCCGCCAGAACCTGCTGGGCAAGCGCGTCGACTACTCTGGCCGCTCGGTCATTACCGTCGGCCCGACCCTGCGTCTGCACCAGTGCGGCCTGCCCAAGAAGATGGCGCTGGAGCTGTTCAAGCCGTTCATCTATTCCAAGCTGCAGTCGCTGGGGCACGCCTCCACCATCAAGGCCGCCAAGAAGATGGTCGAGCGCGAGACGGCGGAGGTGTGGGACATCCTCGCCGACGTCATCCGCGAGCATCCGGTGCTGCTCAACCGCGCCCCGACCCTGCACCGCCTCGGTATCCAGGCCTTCGAGCCGCTGCTGATCGAGGGCAAGGCGATCCAGCTGCACCCGCTGGTGTGTGCCGCCTACAACGCCGACTTCGACGGTGACCAGATGGCGGTCCACGTGCCGCTGACCCTGGAAGCCCAGCTCGAGGCGCGGACGCTGATGATGGCGACCAACAACGTGCTGTCGCCGGCCAACGGTGAGCCGATCATCGTGCCCTCCCAGGACGTGGTACTGGGTCTGTACTACATGACCCGCGAGAAGATCAACGCCAAGGGCGAGGGCATGGTGTTCTCCGACCTCAACGAAGTGGAGCGCGCCTTCAGCACTCAGAATGTGGCGCTGCATGCCCGCATCAAGGTGCGCCTGGACGAGGTGTTGATCGACGAGGAGAGCGGCGAGAAGACCCATCAGCGCGTGCTGCGCGACACCACCGTGGGGCGTGCGCTGCTGTTCCGCATCCTGCCGGAAGGGGTGCCCTTCGACCTGGTCGACCAGCCGATGAAGAAGAAGGCGATCTCGGGCCTGCTCAACGAGGTCTATCGCCGTGCCGGCCTCAAGCCGACGGTGATCTTCGCCGACCAGCTGATGTACACCGGCTTCCGCCTGGCCACCTGGTCCGGCGCCTCCATCGGCGTCAACGACTTCGTCATCCCGGATGCCAAGGCCGAGATCGTCGAGGGTGCCGAGGAGGAGGTAAAGGAGATCGAGGACCAGTTCTCCTCGGGCCTCGTCACCGCCGGCGAGAAGTACAACAAGGTGATCGACATCTGGTCCAAGGCCAACGACAAGGTGGCCAAGGCGATGATGGCGGGTATCTCCAGGGAGACCGTGATCGACCGCGAAGGCAAGGAGGTCGAACAGGACTCCTTCAACAGCGTGTTCATCATGGCCGACTCGGGTGCCCGGGGTAGCGCCGCCCAGATCCGCCAGCTGGCGGGTATGCGTGGTCTGATGGCCAAGCCGGACGGCTCGATCATCGAGACCCCGATCGTCGCCAACTTCCGTGAGGGCCTGAACGTACTCCAGTACTTCATCTCCACCCACGGCGCGCGTAAGGGCCTGGCGGATACGGCACTCAAGACCGCCAACTCCGGTTACCTGACCCGCCGCCTGGTCGATGTGGCCCAGGACATGGTGATCACCGAGAAGGACTGCGGCACCGAGCGCGGCCTGACCCTGCACCCGGTCATCGAGGGTGGCGATATCATCGTCTCCCTGGCCCAGCGCGTGCTGGGTCGTGTGGTCGCCCAGGACGTCATCGACCCGGTCAGCGACGAAGTGCTGATTCCGCGCGGCACCCTGCTGGACGAGAAGTGGTGCGCCGAGCTCGACACCATGGGCGTCGACGAGATCGTGGTCCGCAGTGCGATCAGCTGCCAGACCGCCCACGGCGTCTGCTCCGCCTGCTACGGTCGCGACCTGGCGCGTGGTCATGAGGTCAACATTGGCGAGTCGGTGGGTGTCATCGCCGCCCAGTCGATCGGTGAGCCGGGTACCCAGCTGACCATGCGGACCTTCCACATCGGCGGCGCGGCATCGCGGGCCTCCGCGGTGGACAGCGTCCAGGTCAAGCATGGCGGCAAGGTGCGCCTGCACAACATCAAGTACGTGGAGCGCGGCGACGGCAAGCTGGTGGTGGTCTCCCGCTCCAGCGCCCTGGCCGTCGCCGACGACCACGGCCGCGAGCGCGAATACTACAAGCTGCCCTATGGCGCCGAGCTGTCGGTGCGTGATGGCGACAACGTCGAGGCCGGCCAGGCGGTGGCCAAGTGGGATCCGCATACCCACCCCATCGTCGCCGAGGCCGAGGGTACCGTGCAGTACGCCGATATGGACGAGGGCGTCACCATCCACCGCAGCGTGGACGAGATGACGGGACTCTCCTCCGTCGAGGTGATCGAGGCGGCGGCACGGCCCATGGCCGGTCGCGACAAGCGCCCGATGATCCTGCTCAACGATGCCGCCGGCAAGCCGGTTACCGTTACTGGCTCCGACACCCCGGTGCAGTATCTGCTGCCCGGCAAGTCGATCGTTACTACCGACAACGGCACCAAGATCGGTGTCGGTGAGGTGGTCGCGCGGATCCCGGTGGAGGCGTCCGGCAACAAGGACATCACCGGGGGTCTGCCACGCGTCGCCGACCTGTTCGAGGCGCGCAAGCCCAAGGAGCCGTCGATCCTCGCCGAGATCAGCGGCGTGATCAGCTTCGGCAAGGAGACCAAGGGCAAGCGTCGCCTGACCATCACCCCGGAAGACGGCGACCCGTTCGAGGCGCTGATCCCGAAGTGGCGCCAGATCGCGGTGTTCGAGGGCGAGTCGGTCGAGAAGGGCGAGGTGATCTCCGACGGTCCCAGCAACCCCCACGATATCCTGCGTCTGCTGGGCGTGGAGGAGCTGGCCAAGTACATCACCGCAGAGATCCAGGAGGTCTACCGCCTCCAGGGTGTGGGCATCAACGACAAGCACATCGAGGTGATCGTGCGACAGATGCTGCGCAAGGTGGAGATCACCGATGCCGGTGATTCGGACTTCATCCCCGGTGACCAGGCCGAACTGGTCCGCGTACTCGAGCAGAATGCACGCCTCGAGAAGGCCGACAAGTTCCCGGCCAAATACCAGCGCGTGCTGCTCGGTATCACCAAGGCCAGCCTGGCCACCGAATCGTTCATCTCCGCGGCCTCCT